In Thunnus maccoyii chromosome 3, fThuMac1.1, whole genome shotgun sequence, the following proteins share a genomic window:
- the helz2a gene encoding helicase with zinc finger domain 2 isoform X2, which yields MHHFLYQEERAEDQVVSRLNVCGEIKTSDKLDSTQCGMISAPRGELFCSISIPCNLTPDTPEGRVLKRSIKSGLIAPLSSSGRNSKVYEANILQDKTSENKMYLQLSKKCCSDLMLKSNESYQMEVQFQLDRYSFCTMHKAVDLLHDTKRVLPDLKNCGVPVNDIHHEKLNVKQQSAVDFITGNSSGQNCVAPLLIYGPFGTGKTFTLATAARQLCKQPHNKVLICTHTNSSADLYVRDHFHPFIDKKNDGMRPIRIKANQKSALFATDEITLKYCFLSEDRQFLPPTKAILDCHKIVITTTTMARHFHDLKLPEGYFTHILIDEASQMLECEALIPLSLAGPNTRVVLAGDHMQMGPKLFSVDDHHRSNYTLLNRLFHYYQDQKCDAAQKSRIIFSENYRSTKEIVEFVSTHFYVGKNDVIKAAGNIPAPAYGHALKFHHVRGECLLDTVSMSWYNKEEVATVVEAVKEILKHWPSTWGTNQGSICVLSEGCQVRRIRTALAKKSHVKVHVENVSNVQGRQFRAVIMTAVQTRDSLRTSHLPGLELFNDARVLNTVMTRAQSQVVVIGDAAALCCFGKCSGIWKSYIEHCINNSGVAPQHFTKDFFEKDVMETARFQKPEHVDESSTLSDSILQELKDEYEQLRTECSSDKDCCEFQGFSHHKSSSSYNITDDDTDVLELCKKHPEMYQQGKLVRESYNRGYVIPYNSPTRHVSLKGRENLGKAFSGDEVVLQTARVVNITKKAESARVLVCLLEDEDYSKPRQNSDTFVKRLMMPITKTAPKVCILISKKKRNFIPIWEQIDGQWTIAKSERLNEKLKQNNVFMVQVIGWKENCLFPLGNVTGILPIGRSLVDGLRVLNEEFKVAPTPCHSDKNFSLAEKDRTHRQDIREVITFTVDPEEATDLDDAISVRDIGDQYELGVHIADVASFVSPGDKLDEDAKQRGATYYRSREEPIHMFPKDLSTGRFSLLAGQDRRVVSLMFKVNKQTHEVIGKPEFQLSLIKSNKQMSYEEAEGIISERYGQRPKFDTVEDCVSVAYCLAKAQRKCRLVDWAYAQPDDHRLPGKRKAHLMIEELSVLFNKHASETLMSSEKTMNYTPLRCQAKPDPERVKDFKQKCGEFIPLSLHIRHQVPHDEQVPNCGNFRVLSEVWKDIQSAARTDDIDQMVDLVAADDIHPLLQPVINQFRKCLSKASWSVIHSNSSPEAEVGHYSLNVKYYTQASSPIRRYMDIVLQRLLHSIICNTDVQYTRTEIMSLCNQSEHNVKNAKEYEQKAEKISYAVSMIKQSATKLAFVVSADPNREGFAVSFPFNKNIFAESLSVMYKDLQLDDQPSFDEANHCITLKWKRRIYATDTMQIHHELKMLPDCTPCVELPLTIWKALVDAIADEKWDHAKSFINNANTKQLEKEKTQPESSQVPQAETHTYTSEEDHHVDFELQLQLGDTLQIQMTSEVKRGYPMPAVQLVHIKPKFEVCVEHVHSPITCFSRCADDPSRTHYSDTEEYVRIWKPLCEMESAAAAVDESDSIIIENLVVNFIQEQEGTLTGSFFLPLAWINEWAIECNLSKCLLCIRKRGLKLTSTLEHSALVDPREFTWVAHAVTNKIEQSKNFRSPSSSSSSNDGTTVKFYVSHLPMETIPDCVFQKDKRFTVEIIPKLLPDIRKENAVVRILSACDLVKSIALGQHIPKEVKTNFYNTRKELPFRLPNLNQSQHKAVNKALHDTFTVIQGPPGTGKTVVGVYIVYRFFELNSKNQRKFDDPKENKKQVILYCGPSNKSVDVVAEYLLRFGDSLRPLRVYSQQVEMLDYPYPDYILQFSCRTSRQERAKPELRSITLHHLMRQEQNPHSGQIRDFDTRIQLALEKKGEQLTSEEVKKYKNLLRDARTYELERHDIILCTCTQSSTPSLTKTVSARQILIDECAMATEPQALIPLVCNNPEKIVLIGDHKQLRPIVKNERVRKLGMAKSLFERYYTIHKKRAVMLDTQYRMHEDICEFPSNEYYNGELKTGVEQPNSVLRVDNRTMPIVFGHIQGETISLVVNTAKGNENSKANPKERDKVIEIAEMLVKKAKIEQKSIVILSPYNAQVSEIRDELKKKKMDQITITTITKSQGSEWRYVILSTVCSVPSEKIESEPDRAWLSKNLGFVGDPNQINVGITRAKEGLCIIGNQELLNCSKAWKKLLEHYRLRNAVTDADKISVQDAR from the exons ATGCACCACTTCCTTTACCAAGAGGAACGGGCAGAGGACCAGGTTGTTTCAAG ACTAAATGTTTGTGGAGAAATTAAAACATCGGATAAGCTGGACAGTACACAGTGTGGCATGATAAGTGCTCCTCGAGGAGAACTGTTCTGTTCCATCTCGATTCCCTGTAATCTCACCCCGGACACCCCTGAGGGACGGGTACTGAAACGAAGCATCAAGTCTGGCCTGATAGCCCCTTTATCTTCAAGTGGTCGAAATTCCAAGGTCTATGAAGCCAACATCCTgcaagacaaaacaagtgagaacaaaatgtatttgcaacTGTCTAAAAAATGTTGCTCTGATCTTATGCTCAAAAGCAATGAATCGTATCAAATGGAAGTGCAGTTTCAGCTGGACCGCTACAGCTTCTGCACCATGCACAAGGCTGTAGACCTCCTTCATGATACAAAAAGAGTGCTACCAGACCTTAAAAACTGTGGTGTTCCTGTGAATGACATCCACCATGAGAAGTTGaatgtaaaacaacagtcagcagTTGACTTTATCACTGGGAATTCCAGTGGTCAAAACTGTGTGGCACCACTCCTAATTTATGGACCATTTGGAACTGGGAAAACATTCACCCTTGCTACAGCAGCCAGACAGCTTTGTAAGCAGCCTCACAACAAAGTGCTAATTTGCACCCACACAAACAG TTCTGCAGATCTGTATGTCAGAGATCACTTCCATCCATTCATTGACAAGAAAAATGATGGGATGAGGCCAATTCGAATAAAGGCAAACCAAAAAAGTGCTTTGTTTGCCACAGATGAGATCACTTTGAAATACTGCTTTCTTTCGGAAGACAGACAGTTTCTACCACCGACAAAAGCTATTCTAGATTGCCACAAAATAGTCATAACCACCACAACAATGGCAAGACATTTTCATGACCTGAAACTCCCAGAGGGCTACTTCACCCACATTCTAATCGATGAAGCCTCTCAGATGCTAGAATGTGAAGCCTTGATTCCCCTAAGTCTGGCTGGGCCAAACACGAGAGTTGTTTTAGCAGGAGATCATATGCAAATGGGGCCAAAGCTTTTCTCAGTGGATGATCATCACCGTTCAAACTACACACTCCTTAATCGCTTGTTCCACTACTATCAAGACCAAAAGTGTGATGCTGCCCAAAAAAGTAGAAtcattttcagtgaaaactacCGCTCAACCAAAGAAATTGTGGAGTTTGTATCCACTCATTTCTATGTTGGTAAAAATGATGTTATCAAAGCTGCTGGAAATATTCCAGCTCCTGCCTATGGCCATGCCCTAAAGTTCCACCATGTTCGGGGAGAGTGTCTCTTGGACACTGTGTCTATGTCTTGGTATAACAAAGAAGAGGTTGCCACAGTGGTTGAAGCAGTAAAAGAGATTCTCAAACACTGGCCATCCACATGGGGAACCAACCAAGGCTCAATCTGTGTTCTATCAGAGGGATGTCAg GTTCGACGAATTCGGACAGCGCTTGCGAAAAAAAGCCATGTGAAAGTCCATGTcgaaaatgtttcaaatgtgcAAG GCAGACAGTTCAGGGCAGTCATAATGACAGCTGTGCAAACACGTGACAGCCTAAGAACTTCTCACCTGCCTGGCCTGGAGCTGTTCAATGATGCCCGTGTGTTAAACACTGTGATGACTAGGGCTCAGTCCCAGGTGGTTGTGATTGGAGATGCTGCTGCCCTCTGTTGCTTTGGGAAATGCTCAGGAATCTGGAAGAGCTACATAGAACATTGCATCAACAACAGCGGTGTTGCACCACAGCATTTCACCAAAGATTTCTTTGAAAAAGATGTTATGGAAACTGCAAGGTTTCAAAAGCCTGAACATGTGGATGAGAGCAGCACTCTCAGTGATTCAATTCTTCAAGAATTAAAAGATGAATATGAACAGCTGAGAACAGAATGTAGTTCAGACAAAGACTGCTGTGAATTTCAAGGCTTCAGTCACCACAAGTCAAGCTCATCATacaacatcactgatgatgaCACAGATGTTTTGGAGTTATGTAAAAAACATCCAGAGATGTACCAGCAAGGAAAGTTGGTCAGGGAGTCATATAACAGAGGTTATGTCATACCATATAATAGCCCCACTAGACATGTAAGCCTAAAGGGAAGGGAAAACCTAGGTAAGGCCTTCTCTGGAGATGAGGTGGTTTTACAAACAGCAAGAGTGGTCAACATCACCAAGAAAGCTGAATCAGCCCGTGTATTAGTGTGCCTGCTTGAGGATGAAGATTACAGCAAACCAAGACAGAATTCTGACACATTTGTAAAAAGATTGATGATGCCCATTACAAAAACTGCACCAAAAGTGTGCATACTGATCAGCAAGAAAAAACGTAACTTCATTCCAATATGGGAGCAAATTGATGGACAGTGGACGATTGCCAAATCTGAACGTCTCAATGAAAAACTCAAACAGAACAATGTATTTATGGTGCAGGTGATTGGCTGGAAAGAAAATTGTTTATTTCCATTGGGGAACGTGACAGGTATTCTTCCAATTGGAAGATCTTTGGTTGATGGACTAAGGGTACTGAATGAAGAATTCAAAGTTGCACCCACTCCATGTCACTCAGACAAGAATTTCTCCTTGGCAGAAAAAGAcaggacacacagacaggacaTACGTGAGGTAATCACTTTCACTGTGGATCCAGAAGAAGCAACAGACTTGGATGATGCCATTAGTGTCAGGGATATTGGAGACCAGTATGAGTTGGGAGTCCATATTGCAGATGTGGCAAGCTTTGTGAGTCCAGGAGATAAATTAGATGAGGATGCAAAACAACGGGGTGCTACATATTACCGCAGTCGGGAAGAACCCATTCATATGTTCCCCAAAGACTTAAGCACTGGACGCTTTAGTCTTCTGGCAGGTCAAGATCGCAGGGTGGTTTCATTAATGTTCAAagtaaacaagcaaacacatgaAGTCATTGGAAAGCCTGAATTCCAGCTGTCACTGATCAAGTCTAATAAGCAGATGTCTTATGAAGAGGCAGAGGGCATTATCTCTGAAAGATATGGACAGAGACCTAAATTTGATACAGTAGAAGATTGTGTCTCTGTGGCTTATTGTTTGGCAAAAGCTCAAAGGAAGTGTAGACTTGTGGACTGGGCTTATGCTCAACCTGATGATCATCGATTGCCAGGGAAGCGCAAAGCCCATCTGATGATTGAAGAGCTAAGTGTGTTATTCAACAAACATGCATCTGAGACTTTGATGAGTTcagaaaaaacaatgaattacaCACCCCTTCGCTGTCAGGCAAAACCAGATCCCGAAAGAGTTAAAGAtttcaagcagaaatgtggAGAATTCATACCACTGTCTCTACATATTCGGCACCAAGTTCCCCATGATGAACAAGTCCCAAACTGTGGAAACTTCCGTGTACTCTCAGAAGTGTGGAAAGATATCCAGTCAGCTGCCAGAACAGATGATATAGACCAAATGGTGGATCTCGTTGCAGCAGATGACATCCACCCACTGCTCCAGCCAGTCATAAATCAGTTCAGAAAGTGCCTTAGTAAAGCTTCCTGGAGCGTCATCCATTCCAACTCCTCCCCCGAGGCAGAAGTTGGGCACTATTCTCTTAATGTTAAGTATTACACACAAGCATCCTCACCGATACGGCGGTACATGGACATTGTCTTGCAAAGACTTTTGCACTCCATCATATGTAACACGGATGTCCAGTACACTCGAACAGAGATTATGTCTCTGTGCAATCAATCTGAGCACAACGTCAAGAATGCCAAGGAGTATGAACAGAAGGCTGAGAAAATCTCCTATGCAGTGAGCATGATAAAACAAAGTGCTACAAAGCTAGCATTTGTTGTTAGTGCAGATCCTAACAGAGAGGGTTTTGCAGTGTCATTTCCTTTCAACAAGAACATATTTGCAGAGAGTTTATCAGTTATGTACAAAGATTTACAGTTGGATGACCAACCATCTTTCGATGAAGCAAATCACTGCATCACTCTTAAATGGAAAAGGCGGATCTATGCAACTGACACCATGCAAATCCACCATGAGTTGAAAATGCTGCCAGACTGTACCCCCTGTGTTGAGCTTCCACTGACAATATGGAAAGCCCTGGTTGATGCAATTGCTGATGAAAAATGGGATCATGCAAAGTCATTCATAAACAACGCTAATACAAAGCAACTGGAAAAAGAGAAGACTCAGCCAGAATCTTCTCAGGTGCCTCAAGCCGAAACTCACACATATACCTCTGAGGAAGATCACCATGTTGACTTTGAGCTTCAGTTGCAGCTGGGGGACACCCTTCAGATCCAAATGACATCAGAGGTTAAAAGAGGTTATCCCATGCCTGCTGTTCAGTTGGTGCACATTAAGCCCAAGTTTGAAGTTTGTGTGGAACATGTCCACAGCCCTATCACATGCTTCTCCAGATGTGCAGATGATCCATCAAGGACTCATTATAGTGACACCGAGGAGTATGTCCGGATCTGGAAACCATTGTGTGAGATGgaatctgctgcagctgcagtagACGAAAGTGACAGCATAATTATTGAGAACCTGGTGGTAAACTTCATCCAGGAGCAGGAAGGCACACTAACAGGAAGCTTCTTCTTACCCCTTGCATGGATCAATGAATGGGCGATTGAATGCAACCTTTCAAAGTGCTTACTGTGCATTCGGAAAAGAGGTTTGAAGTTGACTTCAACTCTGGAACATTCTGCGCTAGTGGACCCAAGAGAGTTCACATGGGTGGCGCATGCTGTCACGAACAAAATAGAACAATCTAAAAACTTCAgatctccttcttcttcttcttcttcaaatgATGGAACTACAGTGAAGTTCTATGTCAGTCACCTACCGATGGAGACCATTCCTGACTGTGTGTTTCAGAAAGACAAACGTTTCACAGTTGAAATAATCCCAAAGCTCCTCCCTGACAT ACGGAAAGAAAATGCTGTGGTCCGCATTCTGTCTGCATGTGATCTTGTCAAGAGTATTGCACTTGGACAACACATTCCAAAAGAAG tAAAGACAAACTTCTACAACACAAGGAAGGAGCTACCATTCAGACTGCCAAATCTCAATCAGAGTCAGCATAAGGCTGTGAACAAAGCTCTACATGATACATTCACAGTTATACAGGGACCACCTG GAACTGGGAAGACAGTAGTAGGTGTGTACATAGTGTACCGTTTCTTTGAGCTGAACTCTAAGAACCAAAGGAAATTTGATGACCCAAAGGAGAACAAGAAACAAGTTATTCTCTACTGTGGACCATCTAACAAGTCTGTTGATGTTGTTGCAG AGTACCTGTTGAGGTTTGGGGACAGCCTGAGGCCCCTCAGAGTCTACAGCCAACAAGTGGAGATGCTTGATTACCCTTATCCGGACTACATCCTTCAGTTTTCCTGTAGGACATCCCGCCAAGAACGCGCCAAACCAGAGCTTCG GAGTATCACTCTTCATCACCTCATGCGACAGGAACAAAACCCTCATTCAGGTCAAATAAGAGATTTTGACACGCGCATTCAACTTGCCCTtgagaaaaaaggagaacagCTGACTTCTGAAGAGGTGAAAAA ATACAAAAATCTTCTCAGAGATGCTCGGACATATGAACTTGAGCGGCATGACATCATACtgtgcacatgtacacagtCTTCCACTCCAAGCTTGACTAAGACAGTCAGTGCACGTCAGATCCTCATTGATGAATGTGCAATGGCCACTGAACCCCAGGCCCTGATTCCATTAGTCTGCAACAATCCAGAAAag attgttttgATTGGTGACCACAAACAGTTACGACCCATTGTGAAGAATGAGCGTGTAAGGAAGCTGGGGATGGCCAAGTCTCTGTTTGAACGCTACTATACAATCCACAAGAAGAGGGCGGTGATGCTGGACACACAGTACAGAATG